In Camelina sativa cultivar DH55 chromosome 17, Cs, whole genome shotgun sequence, the genomic stretch CTGCATGGAGTGGTGACAAGCTACGGCGAGAATTAGATGCACCCATGGTGAGAGATTCTCCCTCGGGAGAAATGCAATACCATCCTCTACCCATAAACTGATCAGTCACCTTCCAGGAACCATCTACAAAGCATCGATGACTAGACTCATAACCATGAACCGTGTTACAAGTCTGAGTCATAGATCTGGATAGAGGCCGAGGGACACCAGGAGAAAAGGATCCTAATAGATCTTCCTGGGCTGAAGACCAAAGCCTGAATTCTTCCTCTGCTAACCGTAAAATTGCTATCGGATTGGAGTCCAAGTTACtgaataatttatcatttcgGGTCTTCCAGATATACCATAGAATCCACAGAAACATTTCCACCGAAGGAATGTCTTGAAACCTCCAAAATAAGGAGTCCATATTAGTATATACAAAATCCGTTGGGAAGCAACCCAAAGAGGTCGGGAATTGGGACCATCCCCAAACCTGCCTAGCCGGAGGACATAAGAAGAGAGCATGGTTAACTGTCTCCTCCGTCCCTCCACAAATTGCGCATTCCATATCACTACTTAGTCCACGACGTCGTAGATTAGCTGTTGTCGCCATGCAACCCGTAATTGCTAGCCACAAAAAATGTCTTTTGGTGGACACCGAATGTGCCAGACAAATGCCTGTAGAGAAATAATATTGGGACCGGAAATGGGGAGATCACTTACCGGTTTCTGCCGCAAAGCTTGATACCCAGATTTAATAGTATAGCCACCGGTTTTAGTCAAATGGCATCCCAAACTATCCGGTGTGGTAAGATTGCCAAGGGGTAAAGCAGAAATAAGGGCTACATCCTCCGGCTCGAAAAAAGCCAAAAGTAATGCCAAATTCCAGGAACGTGAAGTCCTGTCAATGAAATTTTCAACTCTAAGCGTTGGATCGAATGGCGATCCTGAACGCAATGCTGGTCCCGGGAGTTGAGCAGGTATCCAAGGGTCAGACCATACTGAAATGGAGGCCCCAGTtcctacccgtttaatgagtcctttgtTCACCAAAGAGCGAGCAGAAATCATACTTCGCCATCCATAAGATGGAGAATAAGATTTAATAGGATCCAAAGGATCCGAATGCCTATAATATCGACCTTTGAAAACCTTTGCANGGAATCTGGAACTGAGATCAAACGCCAAAGTTGTTTAGCAAAAAATGCGGTATTGAAATCGTCCAAACACCTAAACCCCAAGCCTCCCTCCATTTTATCAACACACAGCCTGTCCCAGGCGATCCAATGAAGACCCCAAGTTTCTCCTGAAGAGCTCCACCAGAAGTTTGAGATGGCACTCGTAAGTTTCCATGTAACTGTTTTCGGAATTCTAAAACAAGACATAACAAAGGTAGAGACAGCGGTTGCGTCCGATTTGATCATGACctcttcccccccccccccccccccNNNNNNNNNNNNNNNNNNNNCCAGCAGCCCGTTTTTGTAACCGATCTTGGAAGAAAgagaatattttggttttcgACCCACCAGGACTTTCCGGGATTCCCAAATATGAGCTCATGCCGCCTAAAGTGGTAATGCCCAGAATACATATTAAATCTTCACGTACTCCTGCATCTACTGTATGTCCAAATTGAACTGAAGACTTCTGGAAGTTTATCCTCTGACCAGAAATCCGTTCATATTGCCTGAGAATCCCCAAAATAACTTCACACTGCTCCTTCATGGCCCGAAagaaaaacagactatcatctgcaaacaatAAATGTGAGATTGCCGGACACACAGTGGAGACCTTAATACCTGTAATAAGTTTAGACCTTTCCGCCTTCCGTAAATTTGCAATAAGGACCTCAATGCAGAGGATAAAAAGGTAAGGTGACAAGGGGTCTCCTTGACGGAGCCCTCTAGACGGGATTATGGATCCATGGGGTTGACCATTTAATAAGACACTATATTCAACTGATGTCACGCACTACATGATCCAAGAAATCCATTTGTCACTGAAACCAAATTTCCGCAATAATAATTCAACAAAAGACCATTCTACCCGATCataggccttactcatatctgttttgATGGCCATAAACTTGCCCTTGCAAGAGGGATTGGTACGAAGTCCGTGAAACATTTCCtgagcaatcaaaatattatccgTAATCAAGCATCCTTCTACAAATGCCGATTGTGTCTCAGAAATCAATGCTGGTAGAAACTTATGCAACCGCTGACATAAGATCTTCGAAATAATCTTGTACCCGacattacataaactaatgGGGCGCCATTCAGTATCCGGGTCGGTTTTTCTACCTTCGggatgagacaaatatttgtcctATTTAGGCGTTTATCAAAACTCCCATCCTGAAAAAAGGAATCCACCGAAAGCTTTAAGTCAGCCTTAACCGTATCCCAAGCACGCTGACAAAACAGGGCCGTCATACCGTCCGGTCCCGGGGCTTTATCAGGATGCATCATAAATAGAGCCTCTTTAATTTCTTGTTCTGTGACTGGTCTAGTCAGTGTCTCATTGGTGTCGTCCGTGATAGAGGTGCTTATTTCGCCCAACGATTCCTCAATCTCTGAGGGGTCGATAGACGTGAATACCtcttaaaaatatgatattgcAATTTCCTGAACCCGAGTCTCCTCCGTAATCCAGTGTCTGGATTCATCATGCATCCCGACAATCCGATTATTAgctcttcttaattttgtttgggCATGAAAATAACTAGTATTTTGGTCCTCGAAACGCATCCACCTACTTCGGCTTTTCTGATACCAGTAAATCTCCTCATCCCGATAAGCTTCACGCAATTTCCAATTCAATTCTGAGATAACCTCAACAGAAACAGAGTCGTCCTCCTGAGCAATTGCTAATTGGGATTTTAACTCCTCAATCGTTTCACGTCCAAACGGGGCTTGTGGTTTCCTCCAACGGGAAATTGCTTGGCGGCACTTTATTATTTTGTCCATTAAATTCCTAGGCACCCCAGTTTCCCCTGAGGCCCAACCCTCTGAAATGGCTCCAAAGAAACCCTCTTTTTCAAGCCACCGTCGGTCAAATCGAAAAATGCTCCTCCCTTTCCGAACTGTATCCTCCAAAGAGGCTACCACCGGTTTATGATCTGAGGCTATCATTGGTAGATATTCTGTAAACGCATTCCGAAACATGTCATGGAGTTTCTCGTTGGCTAGGGCGCAGTCGAGACGACATCTGATTGGCTTCTAATCCCACCAATCGCGCCACGACAAGCTATCCCCAACCGCTGGAAACTCTAATAATCCACAATGCCGGATCATTGTGTTAAAATTCACAAAAGAGGAGGCATGACGAAGCTTTCCGCCCTGTTTTTCGTGGTTACCTTTaagttcattaaaatcacctatGAGAAACCAAGGAGAATCACGAGACAAACCAATCCGCGTTAACCGTTCCCACACTAGATCTTGATTCGTTGGAACCGGATCACCATAGACAAAGGTAAAGTAAATAACATGTCCTTTATAGGTAAGTTCCAAATCAATCAAACAGtttgactcaaataaaattgaaacatcataattcttattataaaataaggcCAAACCGCCACTACATCCAATAGGATcaactgtttttaaatttgaataaccaaaatgaccaatAAAAGGTTACAAAATAGATAAAGGCTGTCTAtttcagataaaaataaaaaatcaggtCTATGCTTTCCCCACAAATCCCTGAGATACCCAATAGTTGCTTTATTCCCAAGtccttgacaattccagcttAAAATCTTCATTCCAGCTTTGTTCCACCAGTTGAACCCTTCTCCTGTTCCGGGTTCCTTAGGTTTGGTCCTTCTCCAGCCTCTTTAGGGACATGGCGTTTCCTTGGTGTTGTACATAGATACACATTCAATTTCCTGGAAAAATCTCCTTTGAGAGCCAAAGGAGGCTTCACCTTGTTGGCCTTCTCCACTTGCGGAACCGCAACAGAAGCTACACCTGAGTTAAGTTTTGCTTCCATGGGGCCACCACCTGAGTCCGCTGGTGCTCCTCCGAGAGCCGCATTGACCATGGCTGGATCAAAGGTAGGATCTTCCACCGAAACATCCATGTCTCCATCAGTCTGCTGCTGTGGATCCTCAACCGTTTTGTCCACATCCTCTGCCTCTACCTCCTCCATCTGCTAATCAAAGCTCTCCTCCAAAGTTTCCTTTGCTGCTGTCGACACCTGCTGAGTCGGTGTCTCACTCACAGGTGCCGAAATTTCGCCAGCATTCACCTCAGTTGAGTCAGACTGCAGAACACCAGAGCCAGTGAACTGTGGAACTAACCCATCACCCAGGACTGAAGAACCCGCATCAACCAAGATCACCTCTTCTTCCAAGCGGGACTGTTGAACCAACTCTGGTTCCTAGAAAAGAGGCCTCCGGACCTGCTTCAATGGTGGAACCCCAAAAGTTGTAGCCTGAACCGCCACATGCTCGACCTGATCTGGAATCTGTCCCGGTTCCAATTCCTCAACCAGAGCTACACCCAAGGGAGGTACCACAGTCGTGGTAGCTCTATTCTTTTGGCGGTAATCATTAAAAGGCACAGTATTGTTGGACTGACATGGTTTAGATGAAGGTTCACCCAACCGATTCTTTGTCCCTGCATCCTACTTTCCCTTGGATGGGCGCTGACTGGACTGAGACAATCTCCGTGTATCCACCGCCTTACCTTTTCCCTTGTTTCTATCATTCATGACAGCCCCTTTGTAACTCTGCAACGGACGAGCTGAGTCGTCTTCAATAGGAACATGCAACGCCGGAGTGATCTTGTTGGTAGCCCACAGTGGGCAATGATTCTCATCGTGACATAGACTGGAGAACTTCTTGCAACAACCATGAAGACGCTCATAATGAAGGTTGACAATAGTCTCCTAGCCATTGTAAAACTCGATCACCGTGTCAAAGCACAAGGGCTTGAACCCATTTACTGTCACTTTCACTCTTCCACCATCGATATCCACCGTCTCCACTCGACCAAGTTCTGAGCCAATGCTACGAAAGGTTGGCTCAGCCTAGAACTGAAATGGAACATCCAGGACTCTGACCCAAAAAGTTAAGTCTGAAGGGTAGGCAGGATCCACTGTTGGGCTCCACCGAACCAGTGACACCatccaaccatcaaaatgaaatgGACCCATCTATAGAACCTCCAGGATGTCTTCTTCATTgtcaaaatcaaattgaaacttCCCAAGCCCAAGGTCAGCTCCCACAACACTTCCTTCAACATGCCAAAACTTGGGTAGCATGATCAAGAGGGACTTCATATCCTGCACCTTAGGATTCATACAGCGACCCACCATTGTTTTTGAATACCCCGCAATCAAGGCAGAATTATCAAAATATGGGATTTTTATTCTGCGCTTGGGAACCATACCCTCTTCACTCTTACTCTCCACATTCTTCCCCAAGAAAGCACTCTGAGACATGATGAAGCTCACCAGCGAAAACCAAGCACACCAACTAGACAAGAAAAGAGAACACTCGGATACTGAGACAAGGAAGCAAAAGATGTTGTGATGAGGACTGAGTGCTGCAAGGCGATCTCTTATATAGCCCCAAACATTCCAAAACCAAAGAGCTATGAATCCAACCGATTCGATACATAAATGGCAATTGACAACCTCATGATACGCAAGTATCAGAATAATATCTGAAATCACCATTAAAACATTCAGACAGGTTGATCGAATCATTGATGATCTCTTGTGCGAATCAATCTTCGATCGGATTCGAAATAAGATCAAACCTTTGTCCCAAATATACAAGCATTGACAAAGCGGCCTTTGTGCTTTAATGTCGTCCATCCGAACCTTCTGTTTTTCTTCGAAGCAGAAAAGGCAACTGGACTTTTCTTGATACTCAGAAATCAGAAGAGAATCCGAAATCACCATTGAACctaaaaaggaaacaagaatcATTGTTATTTGCCATTGCGAATCAACCCTCAAACGGATTTGAAATGCAAACAAACCATTGTCCCAAATCAAGCTTCCGCTATCATCAATGACATTAGATCGTACATACCAATCGGATCGCATTTGGAGGGAGATGTGGGATATCTCAACCTCAAAACCCATTAATGCTGATCGTATTACACGATCCCGAATCCGCTTGCCCATAGAAACCCAGGATACCAAATTAAAACCATATCTCCAAGCGAAGATTTGGACATCACTGTGAGACCCAATAATCTCTTTCCATACGCTCCAGATGAGccaagagaaaaaggaagattTAAAGATCCAGGAGACCAGAAAAAACCCGATAACAATCCAAAGAGAATACATTACGATCCATTTAGAAATCTAGATCAGCCGTCGCCGTTTTCATCGCCTTCGTAGGAGAGAATAAtgataatatttgaacttttgaaaagttgcaataattataatattttaaacttttaaaatttcaaaatttggacgcttgataaatcaagcttcgtgctcattcgtagttggaagcatattaatcttatttataatggttctcaaccattgtataaatttttctagccgatgtgagaCGGTTTAAattcacttatttataagtattttaatatagaaatttaacataatttcaaaaatgttaaatattgagttgtCTGATCGCGATTggtcgttttaaaaaaattttaatatagaaaattttgaaaattttaaaaaatgttaattagtgacatgtcgaaCCCcgattatatgtttttaattctaCGTGGACAGTCTTAGGATATAAGCtcctatttttatttagtatagattttggccaaataacaaatatttatgGATCAGCCACTGGTTCGAACTTAGAAGTGTACCTTATGGATATCAATGTCaagtttttatctttataaaGAATTTTAAGTGTTTATGTCGATGtaagaataaaatgaaaataagatttaaagtatattttagaACATAttgatcaaaataaaaccctggCCATTTGCAGCCAGAATGATGGAGCCCTAATTTCACACTTCTTTTGAGCCCATTGTAGCCAACAAATAGAAGGGTACGTATAACTTATTAGGCCTTGATTGGAACAACAGTTAGTGAAGCATTAGCATTATGCAGCATGAGCAGTATGATGCATAAGTTGTATGCTATTATTTATTAACAATGATATGTGATTGGTACAACTGTTAGCATTTagacataaaattacaaaattagatattttaaatatacaaatatagtaAACTCTAAGTGTTTAATGAgggtaaaattgtattttaataactttaaaaccaTTATGCTTGGGAAATGCTTCGTTTAGGAGCATTGGGCTGTAGAGCATTCTAAAGCCTTTTATGCTCCCTTTATGCTTTCTAAACAAAACGTGATTGGCTTTCTAAAATCTATATGCTCATTTATATACACTAACAATCAAGGCCTTAATTGCCACGATAGCCGGCCCCAAGCACAGGCTGATGAAGTATGTGCTTGCGGCCATAAAATAATATCTAGTTTCTCAGCCTTTCATAATATGTTTGTTAGTGCAGTGGTAAAAGTCATTTAAAAAGTAATAGAGGTCTGTGTTCGAGCCCAATCACCTCtgtttctaacaatttttatttttattttctttggtctGTTGGCTTAAGCATGAAGTCAACTTGAAGAAATGTGGGAATCCTTATCCAACCGGGCAATGGTTAAGAGATAAGGATCAAAgtgtttaggagttatctagacACAAGGTGTTTCCTAATAGGTTTAGGactaaaagtttatatataaggagatgtCAAGGTGTGACATAACTTATGAGTTTGTGAGAGAGATTGGAGAGACTtaagtttttgagagagttttcttaAGTAATAAAGAAAGGTGTTCTTTATATTCAATCTTCAAACTTTTATTTGAGaacaatatttggtatcagagcaaggaagaaaagatgatgaagaacgATGACACAGAGACATCAACGAGCAAACAAAAGGAAGGAGGAGGACCTTCTTCCATCAAGTGTCCTATGCTAAGCACGAGCAACTACACTGTCTCGGCCATGCGCATGAGGATACTTCTCAGAGTAAACAAAGTATGGGATGCTATCGAAACAGAGGACAAGGACGAGGATATGAATGACCTCGCCATGGCGTTACTTTTCCAGTCCATCCCCGAGTCTCTGATACTGCAAGTAGGAGAGCTAGACACAGCAAAGAAGGTATGGGATGCCATAAAGTCTCGTCATGTTGGGGCAGAGCGGGTGAAAGAAGCCAGACTGCAGACTTTGATGGCAGAGTTCGACCGGATCAAGATGAAAGATTCAGAGACTATTGACGATTTTGCTGGGAATCTATCTGCTATTTCATCTAAATCTGCTGCTCTAGGAGAGGATATTGAGGAATCGAAACTTGTCAAAAATTTTCTTAAGTGTCTCCCTCGGAAAAAATACATACACATGGTTGCTTCCTTAGAGCAAGTGCTCGATCTGAACAAAACAAGTTTTGCAGACATTGTTGGTCGCATGAAGGCTTACGAAGAACGtattgcagaagaagaagaggtccTTGAAGATCAAAATAAATTGATGTACACAAATTCGGAGCCTCAAGCACCACAATCAAACCGTTTTGAACAAAATCGTGACTTCAATGGAGGATACTATGGAGGGTATCGAGGCAGGGGTCGCGGAGGACGATTTAGAGGAAGAGGCCGTGGGAGATTTAACGGAGCaagagattttttaaaagttgagtGTTTTCGATGTGATAAACTTGGTCATTATGCGTCAGAGTGTCCAGACAGATTGCTCAAGCTACAAGAAACTCAAGAAACTGATATAAAAGACACTGAAGAAGCAGATGAGCTCATGATGCATGAGATTGTATTTTTGAATGAGAAAAAGGTTGATCCAAAGAAGTATGAGACAGATACTAAGGAGGATAATGTGTGGTACCTTGATAATGGAGCTAGCAATCATATGACTGGAGACCGCAGGTATTTTTCATCTTTGGATACTACTATTACTGGAAAAGTGAGGTTTGGAGATGACTCTCGCGTGGATATAAAAGGGAATGGATCTATTGAGTTTGTCGATATGAATGGGGAAGAAAGAACTATGTCTAGCGTATACTACATTCCTGATTTGAAGAGCAGTATTATTAGCCTTGGACAGGCGACTGAGGTTGGTTTTGATGTACGAATGCGAGGAGAAGACCTAACTATGCACGATACAGATGGGAAGTTAGTTGTTAAGACTACTAGGTCAAGGAATCGATTGTACAAGGTTCGCATGAACATTAAAGACCACATGTGTTTAAGTGTAAAGGTGCTAAGCGAGTCTAACAAATGGCATGCAAGATTGGGGCATATAAACCTTGAGACAATGAGGTCGATGATACAAAGAAGATAGTTACAGGGGTTCCACAAGTCAAGATAGAGAAGGAAGTTTGTACTTCATGTTTACTGGGAAAACAGACGAGACAAATGTTCCCCAAGGCAACTCTGTTTCGAGCTACCAAACAACTTGAATTGATTCACGGAGATTTGTGTGGACCAATCACACCAAGCGCAGCCGCTGGGAACAGATATATCTTTGTTCTCATAGATGATTActcaagatatatgtggacaatattgttaaaagaaaagagtgatgCATTCTCTAAATTTCAGAAGTTCAAGTCTGTTGTAGAACAAGAATCGGGAGAGAAGATTAAAACGTTTAGAACagacagaggaggagagttcACATCGATTGAGTTTAATTCTTAATGTGAAGAATCAGGGATAAGACGTCATCTCACAGCTCCATACTCACCACAGCAGAACGGAGTGGTTGAAAGGTGAAACAGGACTCTCATGGAGATGACCAGAAGTATTATGAAACACATGAGTATTCCGAACCATCTTTGGGGAGAAGCTGTGAGGCATTCGACTTATTTGCTAAATAGAATTGCTACAAGAGCTGTTAAGGACAAGACACCGTATGAATTGTTCCGTAACAAGACACCAACTATCGAACATCTGCGGATTTTTGGCTGTATCGGATATGCAAAGGTGGACACTCCGCATCTTAAGAAACTTGATGACAGATCGCGAAGGCTAGTGCACTTAGGAGTGGAACCAGGAACAAAAGCGTATCGACTCTTAGACCCAATAACTCAAAGAATAGTGGTAAGTAGAGATGTTGTCTTCGACGAAACTAAAGGATGGTATTGGAGGGAGATTACTCAAGAACAGAGTAGAGCTGGAGATTTCAAAATACAACTTGGAGTGTTTGGCAATCATGGGATCAGAGGAATTGATCAAAACAGCAACATGTTAGAACAACCTGCAACAGAGGAGAATGATGCAGAACCTGCAAATACGAGTGATGAACTAACTGATGCAGAGTCTGATCATGACGAAGAAGGAGTTGAGCAAGAAGGGAACGAAGCTGATGAGGAACAGATAGTGGTAAGAAGATCATCGAGAGTGGTGACCAGACCTAAATATCtcaatgattatatattattggcAGAGATCAAAGGAGAACAGCTGCTAATGTGTGTGGATAATGAACCAAGAGACTTTAGTGAAGCAAGAGAGTCAAAACAGTGGTTAGCAGCTTGTAAGGAAGAGATGAGTTCGATCTCTAAGAATAATACTTGGAGTCTCGTTGATTTACCACATGGTGCTAAAGCTATAGGCTTAAAATGGGTTTTTAAGCTCAAGAGGAATTCTGATggatctataaataaatataaggcTAGGCTGGTAGCAAAGGGGTACGTACAACGGTATGGAATTGATTACGAAGATGTGTTTGCTCCAGTGGCTCGAATAGAGACAATCCGACTTCTCATAAGTCTTGCTGCTTCAAG encodes the following:
- the LOC104759517 gene encoding uncharacterized protein LOC104759517: MMKNDDTETSTSKQKEGGGPSSIKCPMLSTSNYTVSAMRMRILLRVNKVWDAIETEDKDEDMNDLAMALLFQSIPESLILQVGELDTAKKVWDAIKSRHVGAERVKEARLQTLMAEFDRIKMKDSETIDDFAGNLSAISSKSAALGEDIEESKLVKNFLKCLPRKKYIHMVASLEQVLDLNKTSFADIVGRMKAYEERIAEEEEVLEDQNKLMYTNSEPQAPQSNRFEQNRDFNGGYYGGYRGRGRGGRFRGRGRGRFNGARDFLKVECFRCDKLGHYASECPDRLLKLQETQETDIKDTEEADELMMHEIVFLNEKKVDPKKYETDTKEDNVWYLDNGASNHMTGDRRYFSSLDTTITGKVRFGDDSRVDIKGNGSIEFVDMNGEERTMSSVYYIPDLKSSIISLGQATEVGFDVRMRGEDLTMHDTDGKLVVKTTRSRNRLYKVRMNIKDHMCLSVKVLSESNKWHARLGHINLETMRSMIQRR